The genomic interval TGAGGATTCATACAGTTTGTGAGGAGGTCCCCTGAAATTactgcatttctctttcttcttcatccTCTTAGGGTAAAGTATAAACAACTAAAATCTGTGGGTTTAAAATTTGATTAAAGATTTCTGTTCCCCAAAAGACATTATAGACAAAATTAGCACCtaacagacagagaaagattatTTCCCTCTTTAGTCTGACAAGAgatggatttctacactataccaGGAACTCAAGCAGATCAAAATAAAAaccccaatttaaaaaaagggagggagtctgaaaaaaaagctggaggaaATGAGTAGGCAGTTCACAAAAGAGGAAGCCAAATAACTAACAAGTATATGAGGAAATCCCCAAATCTCTGAGGAAATCAATGACATGCAAATTCAAACAACAATGATACCCATTTCACAACTTCAGAAGAGCAAATGTTAGAATGGTGGATACCCAGTGATGGTGAGGCTGTAGGAGAAAGGAACAGCTTTTCTGGAAAGCAGTCTGACAAAATATAGGTAAACCCTCAGATCTAGTGATCTCTCTCCATTAAAGACCTTAGAAATTCTAGCACTACTTCATGAGAAGATGTACAAGGACATTCAACCTGGCATAATACATGGAGGCAGGAGTTGGAGGCAAGGAGGTGTCTATGGGAAGCAATGGGTAAGAGCTGGATGCTTATCATGGAATGACAAACACTGAAAAGCTCTGAACCATATGCACTTACAGAACATGGTTAGAGCTTTTGTAAAAAtggtgttgccctggccagttgctcagtgggtagagcatcggcccagagcagcgacgtcccaggttcgattcccagtcagggcacacaagaaaattgaccagcctgaccaggcggtggtgcagtggatagagcattggactgagatgcggaggacccaggtttgagaccccgaggtcgccagattgagcgcgggctcatctggtttgagcaaaaagctcaccagtttgaacccaaggttgctggctccagcaaagggttactcggtctgctgaaggcccgcggtcaaggcacatatgagaaagcaatcaatgaacaactaaggtgttgcaacgcgcaatgaaaaactaatgattgatgcttctcatctctctccgttcctgtctgtctgtccctgtctatccctctctctctctctgaaaaataaaataaataaataaataaataaataaataaataaataaaagaaaagaaaattgaccatctgcttctctccctcttcttctcttgccagtagctccattggtttgaacatcacctgggcgctgaggatagctcagttggtccaagcactaaacatagctcagttgattggagcatggccccagaatggggttgccaggtggatcctggttgtgggggggcacatgcaggattctgtctatctcccctcctctcacctaaaaaaaatgttgttgATGCTACAGTGCCCTTCAGACTAGGTGTGTGTTCACTGTATGTTATAGTATAATTTCTGGTTCCTTTACCCAACATGCCTAACAAACTTTTTATCCAGTCACTCACAACCTGCGATTCAATGTATAAATCCAATAGCACACATCTTGTGCATAACTATTCTAAAGATTTCTTTAATCGATTTTACCGGTGGGGGGGAagtggagcaagaagcatcaacccatggttgcttcaccttagttgttcactaagtGCTTGCtctatgtgccatgaccgggcaATCCCAaggtctcaaactggtgacctcaatgctctatccattgcactaccacagACCAAGCATAAAAGGACCTTATTTTGTATACTATACATATCAGAATAGTGTATATTGCCatattatgaaaaaagaaaaaagtttgcaTAGTAATAATGCAGTCAACTACACAAGTATCataccaactaaaataccaaGTAAACCTTGAACAATAAAAGtgttgagtgaaaaaaatatgtaGCACAATTATGATTCATATAAacttaaaacatacacacacaaaacattttACAAGGAAACGAACATATTCAAATGTCACTTCCTTACACTCACATTAACCCAGACCCCTTTCCCCACTGCTATTCCTttaccttgatttctttttctttctttctttctttttttttgacagagacagagagtcagagagagggacagatagggacacacagacaggaagggagagagatgagaaacatcaattcttcgttgtggctccttagttgttcattgaatgctttctcgtatgtgccttgatgggaggagggggggctacagcagagagagtgacctcttgcgatcttgggcttcaagccagcaacctttgggctcaagacagcaaccatggggtcatgtctatgatcccacgctcaagccaacccgtgctcaagttggtgagcccatgctcaacccagatgagcctgcgctcaagctggcaacctcagggtttcaaacctgggtcctccacatcccagttcaacgctctatccactgtgccaccgcctagtcaggctgatttatttttctctatggtACTAGAATGTCTACTCCATGACAACAGTAAcctttccatctttttttattattattaattttaaagagagagaggaaggaagggagggaaagagagagagaggaaggaaggaagggagggagacaggaagaaagaaacatcgatttgttgttccacttattcatggattcattggttgattcttgtatgtgccctgaccgggaatcaaacctgcaaccttcatacatcaggacgatgttctaagCTGAACTAACCAGCCAAGGTACAACCTTTCCACCTTGATCACTGATATACCTCTAGCTCCTAGAACAAAGCCCATGACATTACAGAGATGGTGGATAAATATTTGTatccaaataaatgaaaaatggagGACATATAACCAACAGAAAGCAGGGCCtatggagaggggagaagaaggcAAGAATGAGTAGGgaaaaatcaatcaaccaatcaatgaatCAAAGGAAGAAGCTTGCCTGGACATATAATGATGTGTCACAAATAGcccataaaaataattacaattgaGAGGCGAGACAGCGGAACCGCAGCTATGAGTGAGGCTGATGTAAATCCGAAGGCCTACCCTCTCGCAGATGCCCACCtcaccaaaaaactattggaccttgTTCAGCAGTCATGTAATTACAAGCAGCTTCGGAAAGGAGCCAATGAGGCCACCAAAACTCTCAACAGAGGAATATCTGAGTTCATTGTGATGGCTGCAGACGCTGAACCCCTGGAGATCATCCTGCACCTCCCACTGCTGTGTGAAGACAAGAATGTGCCCTATGTGTTTGTACGCTCCAAGCAGGCCTTGGGCCGGGCCTGTGGAGTCTCCAGGCCTGTCATCGCCTGTTCTGTCACCATCAAAGAAGGCTCACAGCTGAAGCAGCAGATCCAGTCCATTCAACAGTCAATTGAAAGGCTCTTAGTCTAAACCAGTGGTCTCTGCCATATTCTCCTGCTGACTCCTCCCCCTGGGGTCGTCATCCTTACCTCGCCCCCTCCCTGAATCTctccttccattttctctctgccATCTTTCCTCCcttttgaaaaatgaactaaGGCACAAAACAGATGAAAGCAGAGTAGTGACACCATTCAAAAGGAGGAAAGGGTCAGGGTAGAGATCCTGTTCCTACTTTTTAGGCACAAACTACCTTCTGTGTGTGGGGCACGGTGAAGTAAACACCCCCACTTGATTTCCCTTGCACCTGGCCTACAAAATCATTCCATACATTGATCTAGGGGCTCTCTTTGCTCTCTAGGGGAATGTGTATCATTTGGGGATGAAGCATGTATTCTGTGAGGTTGTTGTATGCCCAAGTGTCATTTGCTAATGTACCCCTGCTGTTTGCTTTTGGTCATATGATGTTATGCTTGTCCCTCCCACTTCTAACTGTGCCCCTGAGGATGGTAGGATGGCAGCATACCAAAGATGTGCGTGCTGCAGAATTCCAAAAGAGGCCTGGACTAGTAAGACATGAGGCAGCTGACCTAGGTCTTAAAGGAGTCTAGAGTGGCAAGAAAAAATAGGGTCAAATGGTGCTGGCATAAAGGATTCTGGGCAAGTCATGGACACCTGAAAGCTACAACAGAGATTATGGAGTCCAGGAAACATCCTGTCTTTGGTAAATCGAGATTTCTTCAGTGGATACTTGGTACCATCTCTGAGAGCCCCTACCCCTGTTTCCTGCCACTGTGTGGCTCACATGTTTGTATTCTGTATCACATCAGAAAATGCTAATGTGTCATTCTTGTGAAAAGCCTAGTAAAGAAatatgttcttaaaaaaaaaaaataataataattacaattatTTTACCAAATTCGTTACTATGGAAATTAGACCCCGTATAAGTCTGTCACCCGCTTGTCTAGCCTTCTCTGATTTTACTCTCCCTCTGATCACTATGTTGTAGCCCAGCAGGACTCTGCCAGTTCCTAGAATGCCCTGACCATCTTGGGGCCTTTGCACAAGATGAACCCTTTGCCTAAAGGCTTTGTCTCTAGTTCTTTCTTTCGTTCTTTAAGTTTCAGCTTAATGTTACTTCCTCAGAATGGGCTCCCCTAACCATCCTAGCTAGTGTATTCCTTTCCCTTAAGTTACTGCACTATCTATTCAATATCTTACCAAGCTCTGTGATTATTTTGTTTACTGAACCTCTCTACCCACTGAATGAAAGCTCCATGATGGGGACCCCGTCTGCTTCATTTTATCTCTAGCACCTGACACACAACCTGgcacagtaggcactcaaatattttctgagaGAATCAATGAGTGAAGAGATGGATTATAaaatctctgtagaaaaaaagggagagggaagaaaccaAGAGGAAAGGAGATTAGGTGAAGATGAGAGTCTTGATGAGGTCAAAGAACAGGTGTGGAAACAGGGCTGGATGGAGAACAGACTGTGGTCAAACACCTTTAAGTTCTGATAACAGTGTTTCAGTGTTAACATGCCGGAAGTTGGGGTCATGGGCAAAACTcttcccttagagcaggggtcgggaacctatggttcgtgagccagatgtggctcttttgagggctgcatctggcttgcagacaaatctttaataaaaagaataatgttaaaaatataaaacattctcatgtattacaatccattcatttcctaccgctcatgttcatggttgtaggtcgttgtatggctctcacggaattacattttaaaatatgtggtgttcatggctctctcagccaaaaaggttcccaacccctgccttagagcctgaccaggcggtggcgcagtggatagagcgtcagactgggacacagaggacggAGGtgtgaaacctcaaggttgccagcttgagtgcaggctcatctggtttgagcaaggctcaccagcttgagcccaaggtcgctggctcgagcaaggggtcactcggtctggtgTAGTgtccccccctggtcaaggcacatatgaaaaactgaggtgctgcagtgaagaactaatgcttctcatctctctcctttcctgtctgtccctatctgtcccttgctctctctgtctctgtcacaaaaacaaaaaaactctttcCTTAGAGTGTCCACTATCGTTACAATACTGTTCatataaaacatagaaaaataaactatatataataaaaattaagacaggAAAAGTCTTATTTAATAATACCCAGTGAAGGTATTATTCCCAGAATAATTAAAATTCTAATGCTTTCTATGTGGCAGGCACCGTTTAAACGCCTTTTGTGTATCTACTCATTTAATTCCCAAACCGACTCTTTGAGAAAGGTcctattgtttccattttactgCTGAGGGGCTGAGGCACGGAGCGGTTAAGTCTTGCTCACACTATGGCGCGCCATGACTTGAACCCTGATCTAATTCCAAAGCCTCTATCTTCCCTCTCTAGCACCTACGTCTGTCAAACCTAGACTGGCTGGCCTGACCACGCGGGGGCGCGGCGGAGACAGCCCTGGacgggacctggaggacccaggctgaCACCTGGGGTCACGGGcgtgagcgcgg from Saccopteryx leptura isolate mSacLep1 chromosome 2, mSacLep1_pri_phased_curated, whole genome shotgun sequence carries:
- the LOC136390980 gene encoding NHP2-like protein 1, coding for MSEADVNPKAYPLADAHLTKKLLDLVQQSCNYKQLRKGANEATKTLNRGISEFIVMAADAEPLEIILHLPLLCEDKNVPYVFVRSKQALGRACGVSRPVIACSVTIKEGSQLKQQIQSIQQSIERLLV